The Polyangiaceae bacterium genome includes a region encoding these proteins:
- a CDS encoding sigma 54-interacting transcriptional regulator yields the protein MASVRLEVLNGSAKGRVLEPDGDVVRIGRAATNELQLEETHVSGEHARLVIGAERVTLEDLRSTNGTAILRGTQRILLGEASSLRTVLESGDVVELGGAAEESTGVRVELGAEREPSHVVSVRPIGELPGFTASSERNTGVLATLYRVEKAIGGAADLDSVLVAVADAALELVPAATHATLVLRDDIETEAERGDAGYVPVLTRVRGAEGRGEAPGGAVAVTRSVFRKVVRERAAVLAADAPAESFSSESLLGASIRSTIGVPLWKGEEILGVVQVDNRASPGMFDSADLEALGVLAASASLAVANARLVRRLLAAEEQLQKENSFLKSRERAKTSGAVEIIGQSRAIRELMKQLDKVVDTRVTVLVEGETGTGKELIASAVHYRSRRRAKLFVAQNCAALPENLLESELFGHKRGSFTGATEEKRGLFDVADGGTLFLDEVTEMPLALQAKLLRVLQEGEIRPVGATHTKIVDVRIVAACNRNLEKEVQAGRFREDLYYRLKVFPIRVPPLRERRDDVPLLAGHFLERYTKEVGKPVAGFSQGSMELLMAYDWPGNVRELENEIQRLVIQAEPDGFITPDLLSPRVRQMEGVIAQAGAVKGSLKDMVERVEKYFILETLREHGNNKTSAAKTLGITREGLHKKLKQLGIG from the coding sequence ATGGCCAGCGTCAGGCTCGAGGTACTGAACGGCAGCGCAAAAGGCCGGGTCCTCGAGCCCGACGGGGACGTCGTGCGCATCGGGCGCGCTGCCACGAACGAGCTGCAGCTCGAGGAGACGCACGTCTCCGGCGAGCACGCCCGGCTGGTGATCGGCGCCGAGCGCGTGACCTTGGAGGATCTGCGCAGCACGAACGGGACGGCCATCCTCCGCGGCACGCAGCGCATTCTGCTCGGCGAGGCCAGCTCGCTCCGCACGGTGCTCGAGTCCGGTGACGTTGTCGAGCTGGGCGGCGCGGCGGAAGAGAGCACCGGCGTGCGCGTCGAGCTCGGCGCCGAGCGCGAGCCCTCCCACGTGGTGAGCGTCCGGCCCATCGGCGAGCTCCCGGGTTTCACCGCGTCGAGCGAGCGGAACACCGGCGTGCTCGCCACGCTGTACCGAGTCGAGAAGGCCATTGGCGGGGCAGCCGACCTGGACTCGGTGCTGGTAGCCGTGGCGGACGCCGCGCTCGAGCTGGTGCCGGCCGCGACCCACGCCACGCTGGTCCTGCGCGACGACATCGAGACCGAGGCGGAGCGCGGCGACGCCGGCTACGTCCCCGTGCTGACCCGGGTGCGCGGCGCCGAAGGTCGGGGCGAGGCGCCGGGCGGCGCCGTGGCGGTGACGCGCAGCGTGTTCCGCAAGGTGGTGCGCGAGCGCGCGGCGGTCCTGGCCGCCGACGCTCCGGCCGAGTCTTTCAGCTCCGAGTCGTTGCTCGGGGCCAGCATCCGCAGCACCATCGGCGTGCCGCTGTGGAAGGGCGAGGAGATCCTGGGCGTGGTGCAGGTGGACAACCGCGCCTCGCCGGGGATGTTCGACTCGGCCGACCTCGAGGCGCTGGGCGTGCTGGCGGCGAGCGCCTCTCTGGCCGTCGCCAACGCGCGCCTGGTGCGGCGCCTCTTGGCGGCCGAGGAGCAGCTCCAGAAGGAGAACTCGTTCCTCAAGAGCCGCGAGCGCGCCAAGACCAGCGGCGCCGTGGAGATCATCGGGCAGAGCCGGGCGATCCGCGAGCTGATGAAGCAGCTCGACAAGGTCGTGGACACCCGCGTCACCGTGCTGGTCGAGGGCGAGACCGGGACGGGCAAGGAGCTGATCGCGTCGGCGGTGCACTACCGCTCACGTCGCCGCGCCAAGCTCTTCGTCGCACAGAACTGCGCGGCCCTGCCGGAGAACCTGCTGGAGAGCGAGCTCTTCGGTCACAAACGCGGGTCGTTCACCGGGGCCACGGAGGAGAAGCGCGGCCTGTTCGACGTGGCCGACGGCGGCACCTTGTTCCTGGACGAGGTGACCGAGATGCCCCTCGCGCTCCAGGCCAAGCTGCTCCGGGTGCTCCAGGAGGGGGAGATTCGTCCCGTGGGCGCCACCCACACCAAGATCGTGGACGTGCGCATCGTCGCCGCCTGCAACCGGAACCTGGAGAAGGAGGTGCAGGCCGGGCGCTTCCGCGAGGACCTGTACTACCGGCTCAAGGTGTTCCCGATCCGCGTTCCGCCGCTGCGCGAACGGCGCGACGACGTGCCGCTCCTGGCAGGCCACTTCCTGGAGCGCTACACCAAGGAGGTCGGCAAACCCGTAGCGGGATTCTCGCAGGGGTCCATGGAGCTGTTGATGGCGTACGACTGGCCCGGCAACGTGCGCGAGCTGGAGAACGAGATCCAGCGCCTGGTGATCCAGGCCGAGCCGGACGGCTTCATCACGCCGGATCTCTTGAGCCCCCGCGTGCGGCAGATGGAGGGCGTGATCGCCCAGGCCGGCGCGGTCAAGGGCTCCCTCAAGGACATGGTCGAGCGGGTGGAGAAGTACTTCATCCTGGAGACGCTGCGCGAGCACGGCAACAACAAGACCAGCGCGGCCAAGACGCTGGGCATCACCCGAGAGGGGTTGCACAAGAAGCTCAAGCAGCTGGGGATTGGCTGA
- a CDS encoding thioredoxin domain-containing protein: protein MPSRRELLGGVGALALGACVPVATASVPPQLPRRGADKPELVVQEIGDYQCPFCAAVQPAVKRVMQTYGERVALVWRDYPIARHEHAMGAAEAAREAKAQLGDEGFWQYHDVLFRNQSTLAPADLLRFAEAFAIDRTRLRRALELGIHRDGVLSDKREIDALKLPGFGTPAFIIGADLFVGNYSYEELAGLVENAL, encoded by the coding sequence ATGCCGAGCCGGCGCGAGCTCCTGGGCGGCGTGGGCGCCCTCGCCCTGGGTGCCTGCGTTCCGGTCGCGACCGCTTCGGTGCCGCCCCAGCTGCCGCGGCGGGGCGCCGACAAGCCCGAGCTGGTCGTGCAGGAGATCGGCGATTACCAGTGCCCGTTCTGCGCCGCGGTCCAGCCGGCGGTGAAGCGCGTGATGCAGACCTACGGAGAGCGCGTCGCGCTGGTCTGGCGTGACTACCCCATCGCGCGCCACGAGCACGCGATGGGCGCCGCCGAGGCCGCGCGGGAGGCAAAGGCCCAGCTCGGCGACGAGGGCTTCTGGCAATACCACGACGTGTTGTTCAGGAACCAGAGCACCCTCGCGCCGGCGGACCTGTTGCGCTTCGCGGAGGCGTTCGCCATCGATCGCACGCGCTTGCGCCGGGCGCTCGAGCTCGGCATCCACCGCGACGGCGTGCTGTCCGACAAGCGCGAGATCGACGCGCTGAAGCTCCCCGGGTTCGGCACGCCGGCGTTCATCATCGGCGCGGACCTGTTCGTGGGCAACTACAGCTACGAAGAGCTGGCGGGTTTGGTCGAGAACGCGCTCTGA
- a CDS encoding GMC family oxidoreductase, whose amino-acid sequence MSGSIRDLSKEPPPAGLTCEVLVIGSGPGGATAARVLAEAGREVVVLEEGGDRTGTDLTQRDGAMYDQLYMDRGGRVTEDLSVSVLQGRALGGGGVINVSDVVPIPDGVLRHWQKKHGLSDFSPETLAPFKAKALEDLSANRIPEAALNEANRRLRAGAEKLGKRGEVMLHNRVGCAGLGTCLLGCPLNAKRNPRFVSIPKAMDKGARFFLRARALRIHDFRSEVKRISVATLDEHGYHTKGNFDIRARVVIVAANAIGSAELLLRSEIGTQHVGKHLTLQPQLPITALFDERIRAFDGIPQAYAVTEFEKDDDPEHGLWGFRIEAVMGTPGNVASLLPLVGRAGKELMANYDRIAASLLLVPDGPSGTVRLGASAGHPIVFYRQAENHKARLREAIKEAARIYFAAGARRVLVPTIPPLLFDSEADIGKADSLPFAPATAPLISAHQQGSVRFAGSPDQGGADPDGQVFGTRGVYVFDSSGFPSSASSHTMTPILTVAHYLSAKLAQDQSAFSTKPASSS is encoded by the coding sequence ATGAGCGGCAGCATCCGCGATCTGTCCAAAGAGCCGCCGCCCGCGGGGCTGACCTGTGAGGTGCTGGTCATCGGCTCGGGCCCCGGCGGCGCCACGGCCGCCCGCGTCCTCGCCGAGGCCGGTCGCGAGGTCGTGGTGCTCGAGGAGGGCGGCGACCGCACCGGAACCGACCTCACCCAGCGCGACGGTGCCATGTACGACCAGCTCTACATGGACCGCGGCGGGCGCGTCACCGAGGACCTGTCGGTGAGCGTGCTGCAAGGCCGCGCCCTGGGCGGCGGCGGGGTGATCAACGTCTCCGACGTCGTTCCCATCCCGGACGGCGTGCTCAGGCACTGGCAAAAGAAGCACGGGCTCAGCGACTTCTCGCCCGAGACTCTGGCGCCGTTCAAGGCCAAGGCGCTGGAAGATCTGTCCGCGAACCGCATCCCCGAGGCGGCGCTGAACGAGGCCAACCGCCGGTTGCGAGCGGGGGCGGAGAAGCTCGGCAAACGCGGCGAGGTCATGCTCCACAACCGCGTCGGCTGCGCGGGCCTCGGCACCTGTCTGCTCGGCTGCCCGCTCAACGCCAAGCGGAACCCGCGCTTCGTGTCCATCCCCAAGGCCATGGACAAGGGCGCGCGCTTCTTCTTGCGCGCGCGCGCGTTGCGCATCCACGACTTCCGCTCCGAGGTCAAACGGATCAGCGTGGCCACGCTCGACGAGCACGGCTATCACACCAAGGGCAACTTCGACATCCGGGCACGGGTGGTGATCGTGGCGGCGAACGCCATCGGCAGCGCGGAGCTGCTCCTTCGCTCGGAGATCGGCACACAACATGTCGGCAAGCACCTGACGCTGCAACCGCAGCTGCCCATCACCGCGCTGTTCGACGAGCGCATCCGGGCCTTCGACGGCATCCCGCAGGCCTACGCGGTCACCGAGTTCGAGAAGGACGACGATCCCGAGCACGGGCTCTGGGGCTTCCGCATCGAGGCAGTGATGGGCACCCCGGGCAACGTCGCCTCGCTCCTTCCGCTGGTCGGTCGAGCCGGCAAGGAGCTGATGGCCAACTACGACCGCATCGCCGCCTCACTGCTGCTGGTCCCAGACGGGCCCTCCGGCACGGTGCGCTTGGGCGCGAGCGCCGGTCACCCCATCGTCTTCTATCGCCAGGCCGAGAACCACAAGGCGCGCCTCCGGGAGGCCATCAAGGAGGCCGCGCGCATCTACTTCGCCGCCGGCGCACGCCGCGTGCTCGTGCCGACGATCCCGCCCTTGCTCTTCGACTCGGAGGCTGACATCGGCAAGGCGGACTCGTTGCCGTTTGCGCCCGCAACGGCGCCGCTGATCTCCGCTCACCAGCAAGGCAGCGTGCGCTTCGCGGGCTCGCCGGACCAAGGCGGCGCCGACCCCGACGGCCAGGTCTTCGGCACCCGCGGCGTGTACGTGTTCGACTCGTCGGGATTTCCCAGCAGCGCGTCGAGCCACACCATGACGCCGATCTTGACGGTGGCGCACTACCTGTCGGCGAAGCTGGCGCAGGATCAGAGCGCGTTCTCGACCAAACCCGCCAGCTCTTCGTAG
- a CDS encoding peroxiredoxin, with product MKLLLAIGLGLALVACKQAEPAPTASSSSPAPRTGLLAVGDPAPDVAATAHNGQTVRLRDFGGKPVVVYFYPKDDTPGCTVEAQGLRDEWGALSAAGAVVIGVSTDDNESHKAFAEKHALPFLLWPDEKGSIAAAFGVPVSMGHAKRVTFVIGKDGKISKVFPEVKPKEHAQEVLAAIRATAS from the coding sequence ATGAAGCTCCTCCTCGCGATCGGGCTCGGCCTCGCGCTGGTTGCCTGCAAGCAAGCCGAGCCCGCGCCCACCGCGTCGAGCTCGAGCCCCGCACCGCGCACCGGCCTGCTCGCGGTCGGCGATCCGGCGCCGGACGTCGCAGCAACGGCCCACAACGGCCAGACGGTGCGCCTGCGCGACTTCGGCGGCAAACCGGTGGTCGTCTACTTCTACCCGAAGGACGACACGCCCGGCTGTACGGTGGAGGCCCAGGGCCTCCGGGACGAGTGGGGCGCGCTGTCTGCCGCGGGCGCGGTCGTGATCGGCGTCTCCACCGACGACAACGAGTCGCACAAGGCGTTCGCGGAGAAACACGCGCTGCCGTTCCTGCTCTGGCCGGACGAGAAGGGCAGCATCGCCGCTGCCTTCGGCGTGCCGGTGAGCATGGGCCACGCCAAGCGCGTGACCTTCGTCATCGGCAAGGACGGCAAGATCAGCAAGGTGTTCCCGGAGGTGAAGCCCAAGGAGCACGCCCAGGAAGTTTTGGCAGCGATCCGCGCGACGGCGAGCTGA
- a CDS encoding sigma 54-interacting transcriptional regulator → MARLELPKRYLPVNRLGKGGGGEVWSVRDRHSGQSLALKVLAEGASEREMAALVREAVALSGLEGLGVPRVVRFGRLPGSLRPFMVRELVEGDSLQDLIERGLETQRTLDALARAAEQLTLVHRAGLLHGDIKPANIIVERGGRATLVDLGLAAPWREKGTAAEGLTPRYAAPELLAGGPLTVRAEVYALGVALMEAVEQAKSLPADVAQRLNQVAERATGDEPSERYPSADEFASALRHAAALPAPEPSGSAVAIWPVVGIDGVANKLLDAVNALPAGGLLRLAGPAGSGRTALLRRVAWSLGVQGAPVALVDSGSFAAVEAELSDQAAERLIVLIDDADRLDEQSLGALKRAQAAGARLVVVGGSALGADAPECVVPPLDKPAAMDLVRRAVPSLTDSMIERIVSACGCRPGELRRVVRAIASEAVASASDIERVLSEDPASAAALPADALERAQHFLEKGRYDDARTALDAVRDADPLTMAIARARLAVGLGEATSALEQLESVRALAEEQLASPAGKAWLLYLTRAYVGLADYAKALETVAPITDEPSALGVEALAFKGSSLSFLGRHDEARELLTRAVMRARELDSPRAESVALTCLGFALQRHDRMDEARKFYEEGLVAGEKAGDAGMLATLRLNLAGLLKMRGDIAGAIQHFEGAVDMGKRSGRRSTTRQALLNLANTDLYLGRLARARASIAALEEQRAQLPPVMRAQLYGLQAELHALSGQTAESVRAYEACAAAYEALGRGIDAAEALLEAVLIATRSGTEDVSELRGWLDRAEREIGDSPAHRPLRKLAEGRVAMLADDEGGARQALDDALAASREAGQREWSWRALAARAELEEASGQSMNARRDREEALALLEDIGARLPRDLREVYWNDPRRRELRSLVQREMAVAVTAHAATKLTPRISQISQLSPISSHASTPLEQRLARILEVNAELVGELDLERLTSRVVSHAVELTRAERGYVILREPDGTLSVFSSRSRLGDEPHAEFSRSIAESVIAKGEPMVSVSAGDDKRLKSFSSVHQMHLQSVACVPILAPSGRPIGALYVETRVRAASHFEDELPTLRAFADQVAIAIETARLVNENRERADELGRTNRELEDAQGRLRELLGERTHKLKEARKKLRDARDTLYSHFGYHGLVGTSSAMRRVYALIDRIRDTDVPVLITGESGTGKEMVARAVHEASPRGKAKFLGVNCGAIPEHLLESELFGNVKGAYTGADRDRKGLFREAEGGSVLLDEIGEMPDKMQAGLLRVLQERKVRPVGGATEEPVDVRLVFATNKELEAMVKDGRFREDLYYRIHVVELRLPSLRERSEDIPQLVDHFLGLFSARYKRDKGTLSRDAMRRLMAYDWPGNVRQLEHVLLNAWVLSDRSELQVDDLDVPDGRVFTPRTDSSHHGPATESRSTTTTNRPPRSSQRRPPKSTISQHRSDEREKILKALQACNWNRVKAAELSGIPRRTFYRRLREYGIQ, encoded by the coding sequence GCTCGAGACCCAGCGCACGCTCGACGCGCTGGCGCGCGCGGCAGAGCAGCTCACGCTGGTGCACCGCGCTGGGCTCCTGCACGGTGACATCAAGCCCGCGAACATCATCGTCGAGCGCGGTGGGCGCGCGACCTTGGTGGACCTTGGCCTGGCCGCTCCGTGGCGCGAGAAAGGCACCGCCGCCGAAGGGCTCACGCCGCGCTACGCCGCGCCGGAGCTCTTGGCGGGGGGACCGCTCACCGTGCGCGCGGAGGTGTACGCGCTCGGCGTAGCGCTGATGGAAGCGGTGGAGCAGGCGAAGAGCCTGCCGGCCGACGTCGCCCAGCGGCTGAACCAGGTGGCGGAGCGAGCAACCGGCGACGAGCCGAGCGAACGCTATCCCTCGGCCGACGAGTTCGCGAGCGCGTTGCGCCACGCGGCGGCGCTGCCCGCGCCCGAGCCGAGCGGCAGCGCGGTGGCGATCTGGCCCGTCGTGGGCATCGATGGCGTGGCGAACAAGCTTCTGGACGCCGTCAACGCGCTGCCCGCCGGCGGGCTGCTACGCCTGGCTGGGCCCGCCGGCTCGGGGCGCACTGCGTTGCTCAGGCGCGTCGCTTGGTCGCTCGGCGTACAGGGCGCGCCGGTCGCGTTGGTGGACTCGGGCTCCTTCGCCGCGGTGGAGGCCGAGCTCTCCGATCAGGCGGCGGAGCGGCTGATCGTGCTGATCGACGACGCCGATCGTCTGGACGAGCAGAGCCTGGGCGCGCTGAAGCGCGCGCAGGCCGCGGGCGCCCGCCTGGTGGTGGTCGGCGGCTCGGCGCTCGGCGCCGACGCTCCCGAGTGCGTGGTGCCGCCCCTGGACAAACCCGCGGCCATGGACCTGGTGCGGCGCGCCGTGCCGTCGCTCACGGACTCGATGATCGAGCGCATCGTGAGCGCCTGCGGCTGCCGCCCGGGCGAGCTGCGCCGGGTGGTGCGCGCAATCGCCTCGGAGGCGGTGGCTTCCGCGTCCGACATCGAGCGCGTGCTCTCCGAAGATCCAGCCAGCGCGGCGGCACTGCCCGCGGATGCCCTGGAGCGCGCGCAGCACTTCCTGGAGAAGGGGCGCTACGACGACGCTCGCACCGCCCTGGACGCGGTGCGCGACGCCGACCCGCTGACCATGGCGATCGCCCGGGCGCGCCTCGCGGTGGGTCTGGGCGAAGCCACGAGCGCGCTCGAGCAGCTGGAGTCGGTGCGCGCGCTGGCAGAAGAGCAGCTCGCGTCGCCCGCCGGCAAGGCCTGGCTCTTGTACCTGACGCGCGCCTACGTTGGCCTCGCGGACTACGCCAAGGCGCTGGAGACGGTCGCGCCCATCACTGACGAGCCGTCCGCGCTCGGCGTCGAAGCGCTGGCCTTCAAGGGCTCGTCGCTGTCCTTCCTGGGCCGCCACGACGAGGCTCGCGAGCTCTTGACGCGCGCCGTGATGCGCGCGCGCGAGCTCGACTCGCCCCGCGCCGAGTCCGTCGCGCTCACCTGCCTGGGCTTCGCGCTGCAGCGCCACGACCGCATGGACGAGGCGCGCAAGTTCTACGAAGAAGGGCTGGTCGCCGGGGAGAAGGCGGGGGACGCGGGCATGCTCGCCACGCTGCGGCTGAACCTGGCCGGCCTCTTGAAGATGCGTGGCGACATCGCGGGGGCCATTCAGCACTTCGAGGGCGCGGTGGACATGGGCAAGCGCTCCGGCCGTCGCTCGACGACGCGGCAGGCGCTCTTGAACCTCGCCAACACCGACCTCTACCTGGGCCGGCTGGCCCGCGCGCGCGCCAGCATCGCCGCGCTGGAAGAGCAGCGCGCGCAGCTGCCGCCGGTGATGCGCGCGCAGCTCTACGGGCTCCAGGCCGAGCTCCACGCGCTGTCCGGGCAAACGGCCGAGAGCGTGCGGGCCTACGAGGCGTGCGCCGCGGCGTACGAGGCGCTCGGACGCGGCATCGACGCGGCCGAGGCGCTGCTCGAGGCCGTGCTGATCGCGACGCGCTCGGGAACGGAGGACGTCTCGGAGCTCCGGGGTTGGCTCGATCGAGCGGAGCGCGAGATCGGGGACAGCCCCGCGCACCGCCCGCTGCGCAAGCTGGCCGAGGGCCGCGTGGCGATGCTGGCGGACGACGAGGGCGGCGCGCGCCAGGCCCTGGACGACGCGCTCGCTGCCTCGCGCGAGGCTGGGCAGCGCGAGTGGTCGTGGCGCGCGCTCGCCGCTCGCGCCGAGCTGGAGGAGGCGTCCGGGCAGAGCATGAACGCCCGGCGCGATCGCGAGGAGGCGCTCGCCCTGCTCGAGGACATCGGCGCGCGCTTGCCCCGGGACCTGCGCGAGGTCTACTGGAACGATCCGCGGCGCCGCGAGCTCAGATCCCTGGTGCAGCGCGAGATGGCCGTGGCCGTGACCGCGCACGCCGCGACCAAGCTCACTCCCCGCATCAGCCAGATCTCGCAGCTCTCGCCCATCTCGTCCCACGCGTCGACGCCGCTGGAGCAGCGCCTGGCGCGCATCCTCGAGGTGAACGCCGAGCTGGTGGGCGAGCTCGATCTCGAGCGGCTCACCTCGCGCGTGGTGAGCCACGCCGTGGAGCTCACCCGCGCCGAGCGCGGCTACGTGATCCTGCGCGAGCCGGACGGCACCCTCAGCGTGTTCAGCTCTCGCTCGCGCCTGGGCGACGAGCCCCACGCAGAGTTCTCGCGCTCCATCGCCGAGAGCGTGATCGCAAAGGGCGAGCCCATGGTCAGCGTGAGCGCCGGCGACGACAAGCGGTTGAAGAGCTTCTCGTCGGTGCACCAGATGCACCTGCAGTCGGTGGCCTGCGTGCCGATCCTGGCGCCTTCCGGCCGCCCCATCGGCGCCCTGTACGTGGAGACCCGCGTCCGTGCCGCCTCGCACTTCGAGGACGAGCTGCCGACGCTGCGCGCCTTCGCCGACCAGGTGGCCATCGCCATCGAGACGGCGCGTCTGGTCAACGAGAACCGCGAGCGCGCGGACGAGCTGGGCCGCACGAACCGGGAGCTCGAGGACGCTCAGGGGCGGCTGCGGGAGCTGCTCGGGGAGCGCACCCACAAGCTGAAGGAGGCCCGGAAGAAGCTCAGAGACGCGCGCGACACGCTGTACTCGCACTTCGGCTACCACGGCCTGGTCGGTACCTCGAGCGCCATGCGCCGCGTGTACGCGCTGATCGACCGCATCCGCGACACCGACGTGCCCGTGCTCATCACCGGTGAGAGTGGCACCGGTAAAGAGATGGTGGCCCGCGCGGTGCACGAGGCGTCGCCGCGTGGGAAGGCGAAGTTCCTGGGCGTCAACTGCGGCGCCATTCCCGAGCACCTGCTCGAGAGCGAGCTGTTCGGCAACGTGAAGGGCGCCTACACGGGGGCCGATCGAGATCGCAAGGGTCTGTTCCGCGAGGCCGAGGGCGGCAGCGTGCTGCTCGACGAGATCGGCGAGATGCCCGACAAGATGCAGGCGGGCCTCTTGCGCGTGCTCCAGGAGCGCAAGGTACGCCCGGTGGGCGGCGCAACCGAAGAACCGGTGGACGTGCGCCTGGTCTTCGCGACGAACAAAGAGCTGGAGGCGATGGTCAAGGACGGTCGCTTCCGGGAGGACCTCTACTACCGCATCCACGTCGTCGAGCTGCGGCTGCCGTCGCTGCGCGAACGCTCGGAGGACATCCCGCAGCTGGTCGATCACTTCCTGGGTCTGTTCTCCGCGCGCTACAAGCGCGACAAGGGCACGCTCTCGCGGGACGCCATGCGCCGGCTGATGGCCTACGACTGGCCGGGTAACGTGCGACAGCTCGAGCACGTGCTCCTGAACGCCTGGGTGCTCTCGGATCGGAGTGAGCTTCAGGTGGACGACCTCGACGTGCCGGACGGCCGGGTCTTCACCCCGCGCACGGACTCGTCGCACCACGGGCCCGCCACCGAGTCGCGCTCGACCACGACGACCAATCGGCCGCCCCGCTCCAGTCAGCGCCGGCCGCCCAAGAGCACCATCAGCCAGCACCGCTCGGACGAGCGGGAGAAGATCCTGAAGGCCCTCCAGGCCTGCAACTGGAACCGGGTCAAGGCCGCAGAGCTGTCCGGCATCCCGCGGCGCACCTTCTATCGCCGCCTGCGCGAGTACGGCATCCAGTGA